The window CCATCGAAGAGATGATTAAAAATTCCAGCAAACCAGCGGAGGGCACAATCGCTACCATTATTAGCGTTGGCTTTCTCCTGTTTGGTGCCTCTGGTGTTTTTGCTCAGCTCCAAGATTCCCTTAATACTATCTGGGAAGTAGCACCCAAGCCAGGACGAGGCGTAATGGGCTTTATTAAAGACCGCTTTTTGTCCTTCTCGATGGTGTTAGGTATTGGTTTTTTGCTGTTGGTATCTCTCGTCTTGAGTGCCGTTTTGGCGGGACTGAACAACATCTTGGGCGGCATGATGCCCGGTTTGAGTTTTCTCTGGGAAATCCTCAACTTTCTCATCTCCTTCGGCGTTATTACCCTGTTGTTCGCCTTAATTTATAGAGTCCTGCCCGATGCTAAAATTGCCTGGGGTGATGTATGGTTTGGAGCGATTATTACCGCCTTACTGTTTACGATTGGTAAGACTCTGATTGGGCTGTATCTCGGTAATAGCAGTGTCGGGTCAACCTATGGTGCAGCCGGTTCCTTTGTCGTGCTGCTTCTGTGGGTGAATTATTCGGCTCAAATCCTGTTTTTCGGTGCTGAATTGACCCAAGTTTACGCTAATAAATATGGCTCCCACATCGTACCCACTGAAAATGCGGTACGACTGACCGAAGAAGATAGAGTACAACAAGGAATCCCTCACAGCAGCCACGTTGAATCCATGGCAGATCAGGAGAGGAACCCAAATAGATCCGCGCAACAGACACTGCCATCACCACAGAGGAATCGGCGTGAAAAGAGAAACCCAGCCGCTACTGCACTAGGTGGACTCATGGGTATGTACCAAAGCCTTGCCCGCCTCACTGGCCGGAAAAAGAACCGGAACAACCGACACCGGTGATTTGTCTAGCTATTTCTTCAGAAAGAGAAACGATCTTGAAAATTTATGCTATTCTTTCTCTTTAACTAGAGTAAGTCAGCCTAATCCAGCGGCTCACCAGGGTAGTAACCCAAACAACAGGTAAAGCTGGAGCGGAGGAACCAACATTTGGGGCGTATCTCTCAACTCTGTTTCATTGTGTAAGCAACAGAGCAGAGAAGGACATCTCTCAGTCCTAGCCCGTCAGCTAACTTCGTAGGCATTGAGGGGAGACTGAAGAGTCAGCATTCTTGGTAATGTCTCGATCTCGTCAGTATCCTGGCTGGTACTGCTCAGGTTGTTTGTACCTGATATTGACAGGAGGCATTGCCAATGGTATGTCAACTTAATTTGGCTGCGATGTTCGCAGTCGCAACTCAAGCTACCTGGAAACGGGCAAAGCCCCTGATTGTGCGAGATGTGGTCTTGCTACCGCTTGCAGGTTTTGCAGGGGTAATCATTTTGTGGTGGGTTATTGCCCTCTTCCGACACGAACTAATGCCCACCCCACCCGAAGCACTCGCCAAAAATTGGGACTACATCTTGAACCCGTTTTATCGACGCGGTCCTGGCGACTTGGGGATTGGTTGGTTACTGTTGGCAAGTCTGCGCCGAGTCGGCTTGGGATTTGGGCTAGGAGCTGTCGTGGCAATTCCCTTGGGATTTCTGATTGGGATGTCCAGAGCTGCCCTGCTCGCTCTGAATCCACTGATTCAAATCTTTCGACCGGTATCGCCGCTGGTTTGGTTGCCCATTGCCTTAGCCATCTTCAACTCGGCGGAACCCTCGGCGGTTTTTGTCATCTTTATTACCTCCTTGTGGTCAACCATTACGAACACCGCTCTGGGCGTTTCCAGCGTTTCCAAAGATTACCTAGAAGTCGCTCAAGTTCTGGAAATGCCACGGTCGAGGCAAATTCTCAAGATTATCTTGCCCGCCAGTTTGCCCTACATTTTCACAGGCTTGCGGATCAGTTTGGGAATTGCTTGGCTGGTAATCGTTGCCGTAGAAATGCTTACCGGCGGAATTGGTATCGGCTTTTTCGTTTGGGATGAGTGGAACCGCTTAAACTTAAGTTCGGTATTCCTAGCCGTCGTCGTGATTGGTTTAACCGGTTTAGTGCTTGATAGTGCCCTTGCCAGACTGCAAGCTTGGGTTACTCACCGTCCAGCTGCCAAACAAGGATAGGAGGAGTAGCTGACCATGATGTATAACAAGAAGAATCGGCGCACGTTCCTGATCGGAATGGGCGCAACGGCGGCAGGGATAGCATTTTCGTCTTGTGGAATTAGTGGCGATCGCTCTCCCAAAGGCATGACAAAAACTGCCCTAGCTGTAGAGCCAGTCGTTGACCCCAAAACCTTAGAAAAACCTAATTTAACTATTGGTTTCGTTCCGGTAAATGATTGCGCTCCGTTTGCCGTAGCGTGGGAAAAAGGATTTTTCCGCAAGTACGGGCTAAACGTCAACCTCTCACGAGAGGCGAGTTGGGGAAATGCTCGCGATGGCATTATCTTTGGACGCCTCGATGCTGCTCCTGTCGTGTCTGGAGCGGTAACCAATGCCAGGACTGGAGCAGAAGGTGCACGTCACGTCCCCTTATGTGCTGCGATGACGATTCACCGCCACGGCAACGCCATCACCATGAATCGGAAGATGTGGGAAGCGGGAGTGCGTCCCTGGCAAGAATACCAGGGAAACTTGGAAGCTTTTGGTAAAGATTTTCGCTCCTATTTTGACAAGCTACCCCTAGACGAGCGAGTGTTGGCAGTCGTGCTGAGTTCGGCGATCTACGAATACTTCATCCGTTACTTAGCCGCAGCGTCGGGCGTAAATCCCCTAGATGAATTTCGCATCATTATCACGCCACCGCCTCAAATGGTGAGCAACGTGCGGATTGGAGCGATGCAAGCCTACATGGTTGCCGAACCTTGGAACACGAGGGCGATTTCTGGCAACGAGGGAGTTGGTTTTACCTTTGCTCAGGGTAGAGAAATTTGGCAGGGACACCCAGATAGGCTCTTGGGAGTGATGGAATCCTTCATCAAGGAAAATCCCAAAACGTATCGCTCTCTGGTCAAAGCCATGATCGAAGCGTGCCAGTATTGCGGCAAACCCGAAAACCGAGAAGAAGTTGCCCAAATTATCTCGCAACGCTCTTTTACAGGAGCTGCCCCCAAATTTACAAAACCGGGCATTGTCGGGGACTATAACTACGGAGGATTTGACGGTCAAGACCGTATTACCAACGCCCCAGAAACCACAATCTTCTTTGACCTCCCCCCCCATCTTGCCAAAGTGCCGGGAGATCATTCGACATTTCTCTGGCAGTCCGAAAGCCTCTGGTTAATGACTCAGGCAGCACGTTGGCAACAGATTCCCGAAATTCCCAAAAATGCTTTAGAAATTGCTCGTCAGGGCTGGAAGACTGATCTATATCGGGAGATTGCCGCCGAAATGGGAATTGCCTGTCCTAAGGAGGATTACAAAGTGGAGCCTGCGGAAGCATTTATTGACAACAAAGCCTTTGACCCTAGCGATCCGGTGGGTTATCTCAAAGGCTTTGAAATTCGAGCCGATCGCCCCCAATCCTTCTTCTTGTCATAAAAGCGATTCGTCTTCTACTAGACCAGTCTACAGAATTCGGGAGTCTACCATGTCTCAATCCACTTCATTTACAGCGAATGCCAATCGGGAATCCAATGCTGGCACGGGATTTCTAGAGATTGAAGATGTTTTCAAGTCTTACCCAAAACCGGATGGCAGTCGGTTTGTCGTTCTCGATGGAGTCAACCTCACCGTTGGAGAGGAAGAATTTATCTCGGTAATTGGTCACTCGGGATGTGGCAAAACAACCTTGATTAAAATTGTGGCGGGTTTGGAAAAACCAACGTCTGGCTCAGTGCGACTCGACGGCAAGGAAATTCGCAAACCCGGTGCCGATCGCATGATGGTATTTCAGAATTATTCTCTGCTTCCTTGGCTGACGGTGCGAGAAAACGTGCGGCTAGCCGTAGATGAAGTCCTCAAAAAGGCCACTCGTGTTGAAAAGAACGACATTGTTAACGAACACCTGGCAATGGTGAAGTTAACGGAAGCCGCAGACAAGTACCCCGATGAGCTTTCTGGAGGGATGAAACAGCGCGTGGGAGTTGCCCGTGCCTTGGCGACTCGCCCAAAAATGTTACTGCTAGACGAGCCGTTTGGGGCACTGGATGCCTTGACTAAGCCGAGATTGCAGCAGCAAGTACTCGACATCTGGGAAAGCCACCGCCAAGCAGTAATGATGATTACCCATGATGTGGACGAAGCGATTTTTATGTCCGATCGCGTTGTTATGATGACAAACGGACCGGCAGCCACGATTGGGGGAACGTTGAACATTCCGTTCTCCCGTCCGCGCGATCGCCATGCCATGCGGGAATCACAAGAATATTACGATCTCCGCAATCATATTCTGAACTTCTTAGATAGCTAATTCGCCCGATCAAAGTAGCGAGAAAATCGTTACTTCATTTATTGAGTGGGTAGCTTAATCTAATCCCGGCTGGCAATTACAGTCAGTCTGGGTGAGAGCGGAGGAACCAATTTTTGGGGCTAATCTCCAATGCGAGAGAGACACCTTCCCGTCTTAGCCCGTCAGCTAACTTCGTCGGCAATGGGAGGAACACCAAGACTTGGCTTTCATAGCAGTTGTCTTTGGAGCCTCCTGATAGATATCAC of the Allocoleopsis franciscana PCC 7113 genome contains:
- a CDS encoding YihY/virulence factor BrkB family protein, translating into MKPKVIVELLKETFKEWQEDKASRLAAALAYYTAFSIAPLLIIAIAIAALVFGEEAARGGIEDQLRGLIGQQGAEAIEEMIKNSSKPAEGTIATIISVGFLLFGASGVFAQLQDSLNTIWEVAPKPGRGVMGFIKDRFLSFSMVLGIGFLLLVSLVLSAVLAGLNNILGGMMPGLSFLWEILNFLISFGVITLLFALIYRVLPDAKIAWGDVWFGAIITALLFTIGKTLIGLYLGNSSVGSTYGAAGSFVVLLLWVNYSAQILFFGAELTQVYANKYGSHIVPTENAVRLTEEDRVQQGIPHSSHVESMADQERNPNRSAQQTLPSPQRNRREKRNPAATALGGLMGMYQSLARLTGRKKNRNNRHR
- the ntrB gene encoding nitrate ABC transporter permease translates to MVCQLNLAAMFAVATQATWKRAKPLIVRDVVLLPLAGFAGVIILWWVIALFRHELMPTPPEALAKNWDYILNPFYRRGPGDLGIGWLLLASLRRVGLGFGLGAVVAIPLGFLIGMSRAALLALNPLIQIFRPVSPLVWLPIALAIFNSAEPSAVFVIFITSLWSTITNTALGVSSVSKDYLEVAQVLEMPRSRQILKIILPASLPYIFTGLRISLGIAWLVIVAVEMLTGGIGIGFFVWDEWNRLNLSSVFLAVVVIGLTGLVLDSALARLQAWVTHRPAAKQG
- a CDS encoding CmpA/NrtA family ABC transporter substrate-binding protein, yielding MMYNKKNRRTFLIGMGATAAGIAFSSCGISGDRSPKGMTKTALAVEPVVDPKTLEKPNLTIGFVPVNDCAPFAVAWEKGFFRKYGLNVNLSREASWGNARDGIIFGRLDAAPVVSGAVTNARTGAEGARHVPLCAAMTIHRHGNAITMNRKMWEAGVRPWQEYQGNLEAFGKDFRSYFDKLPLDERVLAVVLSSAIYEYFIRYLAAASGVNPLDEFRIIITPPPQMVSNVRIGAMQAYMVAEPWNTRAISGNEGVGFTFAQGREIWQGHPDRLLGVMESFIKENPKTYRSLVKAMIEACQYCGKPENREEVAQIISQRSFTGAAPKFTKPGIVGDYNYGGFDGQDRITNAPETTIFFDLPPHLAKVPGDHSTFLWQSESLWLMTQAARWQQIPEIPKNALEIARQGWKTDLYREIAAEMGIACPKEDYKVEPAEAFIDNKAFDPSDPVGYLKGFEIRADRPQSFFLS
- a CDS encoding ABC transporter ATP-binding protein; translation: MSQSTSFTANANRESNAGTGFLEIEDVFKSYPKPDGSRFVVLDGVNLTVGEEEFISVIGHSGCGKTTLIKIVAGLEKPTSGSVRLDGKEIRKPGADRMMVFQNYSLLPWLTVRENVRLAVDEVLKKATRVEKNDIVNEHLAMVKLTEAADKYPDELSGGMKQRVGVARALATRPKMLLLDEPFGALDALTKPRLQQQVLDIWESHRQAVMMITHDVDEAIFMSDRVVMMTNGPAATIGGTLNIPFSRPRDRHAMRESQEYYDLRNHILNFLDS